TCTCTGTCGGCCGGCCTCCACATCGGCACTGGGCTCGTCGACAAGCTGGTCGCCTACTCCGACGCAGACTGGGCTGGTTGTCCAGACTCCCGCCGCTCCACATCAGGTTTCTGTGTCTTCCTCGGAGACAACCTGGTGTCCTGGCCGTCCAAGCGGTATACCACGGTTTCCCAGTCCAGTGCGGAGGCCGAGTATCGGGCTGTTGCTCACGTTGTTGCTGAGTGTTGTTGGCTTCGTCAGCTTCTACAGGAACTGCATGTTCCTCTGCGGGTCGCCACtgtcgtctactgcgacaacgtcagcgctgtCTACATGACAGCCAACCCGGTCTATCACCGCCGTACCAAGCACATTGAGATCGACATTTACTTCGTCCGCAAGAAGGTGGCCTTAGGCGAAGTCCGTGTTCTTCATGTGCCGTCACAATATCAGTTTGCTGATATCATGACGAAGGGGTTACCTGTTCAGCTGTTTCAGGATTTCACGTCCAGTCTTTGCGTTCGCTCTCCTGACGCTTTGACTGCGGGTGGGTATTAGGCATGTATAGGCTTGTATATTGTGTATGTATACACTTGGCCCATATTGGGCGTGTAGGCCCATATTGGGCATGTACAACTTGTACTCCAAGCCATCCGGCCTATATaatgaaaggtcaccccccTGATTAGGGTGTGCGGTGTTTCCCATCTCTCTCTACCTCTCTAcaatactaaccacatgccatcTTTGTCTGTAGCATCCCAAATACTGTCCATCATGAAGCTCCCATCAGAAGCAAGAATTTCCCAAAGCTCTCAATCTGGACAAACACATTATTCTTTAGCATCTTCTGAGGCAAGGATAGCTTTGGATGCAAGTTGTAGAAGGAACTCAGTGGTCAATGATTCAAACAGAAATTTTGATGGTAGTGGGAACTCTGGACTATCTCGCTTTGCTACCCAGCTTCGTACATCAATACAATCATGCTTGAACTTACAAACTCTGCCGCGACTGAACTCAGTAAGGGCTCATCAGTGGGGCAAATCATCAGGGAACAGTGATCCAACTTATGATCGTCAGACCTTCATGTAAGATTTTTTTGCGGGTTTAATATATGTATCCTTGAATGTTGTCTTTTTGGACTTTAAGCTCCAACATGACATAGAAATATAGAATAACTGATGAGTCTTTAATTATGCTTTTTAGGAAACCAGCAGCTTTTGAGCGTCAGGATTTGGCCATGTTCAATATCCCAGCATCTGATATGTCCAATGCAGATGAACAGAAACTAGACTCAAGCAGTCAGCACACTGGAAGTTCTAGTGGCACAGAAAGCTGCTGTAGTAAGTTTCTGTACTGCTTTGTATCCAACGTGTACAATTGCAGTTTGCAAAGTTCTCATGTCACTGTTGAAACGATAAATGTTGCTTATGTTGGTCATATTTGACAGATATTGGTACCGACCCAGGCTTACAAGAAGACAAGAGTCAATCAGCAAACCAGGTATGCATTTTCCCCCACTTTGGAGCAAGTATAACCTTTGGAAGTAGTATCATATGCGCATCTGATATTGTTAGGCTTTATAGGGCCTGCCCACAGATGTTGTTTGTTTCTCGTGAGATCAGGGTACGGCAGTATTGGTGTGTATTGTCATGCTGTGCCATTAGATATAGGCCAATTTTAACATTTCATTCTTTCAATGCAACGTGTTCACAATTGTTTTATACTAGGTTTGGCTTGTGATTGTGAAAGTATTTTCCAAGACAAATCTTATGGTATTGTTTTACTTTTGCCGGTGTACATAGTTTTACAGATACCAAAGtctaaaatttaaaaaattgaCCTCACAGACTGACACGAGGATGTTCATTTAGTGATTATTGCAGGAAATTCTTATCGGGTACTATGCTAGTCATTTGACTTGTGTATCTGTGCATTTGCAGCTAAGCACACAGAACAATATAGCGGATGGGAAATGCGATGGCCCCGCCCCTGCATCTTCATACACCCTGACATGTAAAGATCCCAAGATTCAGGAGCTAGTAGATGACTGCCCTTCGTTCGACCTTGGCTTCTAAGCATAAGGAGCTGAGAAATAGCAGCTCACTCCGTAGACTCGGGGTTTACAGGATATACAAGAAAGAGGGGCTATATAGGCCTATATAGTTACAACActgaatatatgtatatacgGTTAGCAGTCATAGCGTAGCCTGGGGCCTGGGCTGTTCGCAACATATAGTTTCCAGCGAGCTAAGCATGATTTAAATTTCCCATCTACAGTTTGAAATTCGAATTGCCTCATCGATTTGTCGATGGTATGCTAGAGTCAGTAATAACTGAACGAGGTAGCAATAGCCTGTGGTGTTTGGTTCATGGCATCCGTGCAGCTTACCCCAAAATTTGTGTTGATTTACCAAGTCCTGTCTTACGGTTTACAGTAATAGGTGGATCACAGTCTCGCATTGTCATGTATATATATCTATCAACCTCAGGGCATGAACCAAAGCACGATCCATGCTCCGTTGCATGCAACTTTGCAGGCGTATCTATCATCCACGGGAGAATAGGAATAATGCTCCCCCGGTCGTTGCTCGTTCGACGTTTAGGGTCTCCTGGCCTTCCTTTTTCATCACGTGACGGTGAAAGGGACTGGTCCGTGCTCCCTGCTGTGGACCGGCAACTGTTGTTAGGTGAAGCCTCCCCAGCTGGCCTGAAATTCTACTGCTGAGCGCCAAGCAGCCAGCGGAAGCATGTTGCTCGCGCGCGACAAGGATATCCCCCTCTGTCCGCGTCGTCCGCTCGCTGGCGTGCGGGAAGTCTCGGAAACAGACGTATCCGCTCCAGGTTCTGAACCTGGTTGCTTGGTTTGACAAAAGTGGGCTGCGCAGGGTAAAATATCCACGCGAGGGGAGTGCCAGTACCCAGCAGTTCCTGCGGTTTCTCTTCGCCTCCGGAACCCACAGGGTCGTGAAGGGGCATGGCATCTTGCCTTGTTAAGTATTAAGTAGATAtaatttataaaattaattttacaATTCTGCGCTGCTTCGTGAGAAGAATTTAATAAGACCCTGACCGcataattagaggatggttgCTATAGTATTACTATAGCCAATTTTCGATTAATTATcattattagattcatcacataaaaaattttataaatagatttcatttcgCAACCAAACGGGACC
This portion of the Panicum virgatum strain AP13 chromosome 2N, P.virgatum_v5, whole genome shotgun sequence genome encodes:
- the LOC120662613 gene encoding uncharacterized protein LOC120662613; the encoded protein is MAENNQMCESSASSILAAALHWREDPTRYNRLILMHATVDQRLAATNFLPDLGESTSSRNGDPLQFHDVQDGKSGCSNSVIRREVGKSTFGDMDNSLRTASQILSIMKLPSEARISQSSQSGQTHYSLASSEARIALDASCRRNSVVNDSNRNFDGSGNSGLSRFATQLRTSIQSCLNLQTLPRLNSVRAHQWGKSSGNSDPTYDRQTFMKPAAFERQDLAMFNIPASDMSNADEQKLDSSSQHTGSSSGTESCCNIGTDPGLQEDKSQSANQLSTQNNIADGKCDGPAPASSYTLTCKDPKIQELVDDCPSFDLGF